From a single Pleurodeles waltl isolate 20211129_DDA chromosome 8, aPleWal1.hap1.20221129, whole genome shotgun sequence genomic region:
- the LOC138249356 gene encoding olfactory receptor 56A5-like: MAAINATSSFQIQHFLLICFPSIQTWQHWLSIPLALFFSLAIGANITLLMIITRDQNLHKPMYHFLGFLAILDLILCISTTPKILGILWFDLRTIDLPACFLQMFLMNCFLSMQSATFLFMAFDRYMAICNPLRYSSVINSRFVGKVLVFILIRNIVLCLPYPALAARLQYCSQSSVKHCVCTNVAVTSLSCDDARLNKIYQLVVGFGLLGSDFLLICLSYFMILREVVNLPGERAAAKAFGTCTPHLILISFFYTILLVWIFTTKMEELISPDAPILLNVLHLLVPPAMNPVVYSMKTKEIKHSIMKLMRRRNTHAKRVKQQLSG, translated from the coding sequence ATGGCTGCTATCAACGCTACTTCATCATTTCAAATTCAACACTTTTTGCTGATTTGCTTTCCGAGTATCCAGACCTGGCAGCATTGGCTGTCCATCCCTCTGGCTCTCTTTTTTTCCCTAGCAATTGGTGCCAATATAACACTCCTGATGATCATAACAAGAGACCAGAATCTCCATAAACCAATGTATCATTTCCTTGGCTTTCTAGCAATCCTAGATCTGATTCTGTGCATATCCACCACCCCCAAAATCTTAGGCATTCTCTGGTTTGACTTAAGAACCATTGATTTGCCAGCCTGCTTCCTTCAGATGTTTCTCATGAACTGTTTCCTCTCAATGCAATCTGCTACATTCCTTTTCATGGCATTTGACCGCTACATGGCGATATGCAACCCTTTAAGGTATTCTTCTGTCATCAACAGCAGGTTTGTTGGGAAAGTACTTGTGTTTATCCTGATCAGAAACATTGTGTTGTGCTTACCTTATCCAGCGTTGGCTGCCCGCCTTCAATATTGCTCCCAAAGCAGTGTGAAACACTGCGTGTGCACCAATGTAGCAGTGACATCCCTATCTTGTGATGATGCCAGGCTCAATAAAATCTACCAGCTTGTTGTTGGTTTTGGCCTCTTAGGAAGTGACTTCTTACTAATTTGCCTTTCCTACTTCATGATTCTCCGGGAGGTGGTAAACCTTCCAGGGGAAAGGGCTGCAGCAAAGGCATTTGGTACATGTACACCACACTTaattttgatttcatttttttacacaattctTCTGGTTTGGATTTTTACAACCAAGATGGAAGAACTGATATCACCTGATGCCCCAATTCTACTCAATGTCCTCCACCTTCTTGTCCCACCAGCCATGAATCCAGTTGTGTACAGCATGAAGACCAAAGAGATCAAACACAGCATCATGAAACTGATGAGGAGAAGAAACACTCATGCTAAGAGGGTAAAACAACAACTCAGTGGTTGA